Proteins found in one Apostichopus japonicus isolate 1M-3 chromosome 16, ASM3797524v1, whole genome shotgun sequence genomic segment:
- the LOC139981964 gene encoding alpha-(1,3)-fucosyltransferase 4-like isoform X2, with protein sequence MKCLRSNRRKCTCILVISAALSLYALFTLETKIDRSTLRQPGNLMARAQLSNNTKLLSPDGNRMPTAERKYCNNTNVTQSDKTSNGHDDIIEAKVDYRVEAFPSEGHWTNELQLPKLISCGGRQPRSVLIEQASHWTNNTQKADILIFSGAINCEDIWLELESKRQPNQIWVFTTEESPFTSRDSVPPPKVSHIHFNITSTYHPKADIFLPYGRFLPFSRRGKRKVRSNFNQKKGLIAWISSHCSTEMWRRYDAVHDLSGYIPIDMFGECGELSCQRGQGINCARVFARYKFIVAFENSCCGGYITEKFWFTVTRYNAIPVVIGPPKMDYDQLVPPSSFIHADDFSSMKDLAEHILRVSQDQALYDSYFKWKTIGKAVNIGIGDILAFTNVGMCRLIDFIREKHNEPPKQPFDPYGPNWMGGCNECGERKWVQEYSTFRNYNEEMGDRYNFTYLN encoded by the coding sequence ATGAAGTGTTTGAGAAGTAACCGACGTAAATGTACTTGCATACTCGTCATATCTGCTGCATTATCACTCTATGCTTTATTTACACTGGAGACGAAAATCGATAGGTCAACGCTACGTCAACCAGGGAATCTCATGGCACGAGCACAGCTAAGTAACAATACTAAGTTGCTTTCGCCCGACGGTAATCGAATGCCTACAGCCGAAAGGAAATATTGCAATAACACTAATGTTACACAATCAGACAAGACATCAAACGGTCATGATGACATTATTGAAGCAAAAGTTGATTATCGCGTGGAAGCTTTTCCCTCCGAGGGGCACTGGACAAACGAGCTACAACTACCAAAGTTGATCTCTTGCGGAGGTAGACAACCCAGATCAGTCTTAATTGAGCAAGCAAGTCACTGGACAAATAACACTCAAAAAGCAGACATACTTATATTTTCTGGGGCTATCAACTGCGAGGACATCTGGTTGGAACTGGAAAGTAAACGACAACCTAATCAGATCTGGGTGTTCACAACAGAAGAGAGTCCTTTCACTTCCAGGGATTCAGTACCTCCTCCAAAAGTAAGCCATATTCATTTTAACATCACCTCAACATATCATCCAAAAGCTGATATTTTTTTACCATATGGGAGATTTTTGCCCTTCAGTAGAAGGGGAAAACGAAAGGTTAGATCAAATTTTAATCAGAAGAAAGGCTTAATTGCCTGGATTTCTAGTCACTGTTCAACTGAAATGTGGAGAAGGTACGACGCTGTGCACGATCTTTCTGGTTACATTCCAATTGATATGTTTGGAGAGTGTGGTGAACTTTCTTGTCAAAGAGGTCAAGGAATTAATTGCGCGAGGGTTTTTGCCCGTTACAAATTTATTGTAGCATTCGAAAACAGTTGTTGTGGAGGTTACATAactgaaaaattttggtttacTGTTACCCGTTACAATGCTATTCCTGTTGTGATAGGTCCTCCAAAGATGGACTACGATCAGCTAGTTCCACCTAGTTCATTTATTCATGCCGACGATTTCAGCTCTATGAAAGATTTAGCGGAACATATTCTCCGGGTATCCCAAGACCAGGCTCTTTATGACTCATACTTTAAATGGAAGACAATTGGTAAAGCTGTGAATATTGGTATTGGAGATATTCTTGCATTTACGAATGTTGGAATGTGTAGATTAATCGACTTTATACGAGAAAAGCATAATGAACCACCGAAGCAGCCTTTCGATCCATACGGACCGAATTGGATGGGAGGATGTAATGAATGTGGAGAGCGGAAATGGGTTCAAGAGTATTCAACTTTCAGGAATTACAATGAAGAAATGGGTGACAGATACAATTTTACATACTTGAACTGA
- the LOC139981964 gene encoding alpha-(1,3)-fucosyltransferase 4-like isoform X1, with amino-acid sequence MKYLRSNRRKFTCIIIISAALSLYTLFTLETKIDRSTLRQPWNLMARAQLSNNTKLLSSDGNRMPTAERKYCNNTNFTQPEKTSKGHDDIIEAKVDYRVEAFPSEGHWTNKLQLPKLISCGGRQPRSVLIEQASHWTNNTQKADILIFSGAINCEDIWLELESKRQPNQIWVFTTEESPFTSRDSVPPPKVSHIHFNITSTYHPKADIILPYGRFFPFSKRGKRKVAFTSNFNKKKGLMAWISSHCSTEMWRRYDAVHDLSGYIPIDMFGECGELSCPERTGHHCPKVFSRYKFIVAFENSCCCGYITEKFWYTVTRYNAIPVVIGPPKMDYEQLVPPNSFIHADDFSSMKDLAEHILRVSKDQALYDSYFKWKTIGKAVNTLIGDILAFSNVGMCRLIHFIQEKHNEPQKQPFDPYGPNWMGGCNECGERNWVKEYSTFRYYNEEMDDRYNFTYFN; translated from the coding sequence ATGAAGTATTTGAGAAGTAACCGACGTAAGTTTActtgcataattatcatatctGCTGCATTATCACTCTATACTTTATTTACACTGGAGACGAAAATCGATAGGTCAACGCTACGTCAACCATGGAATCTCATGGCGCGAGCACAGCTAAGTAACAATACTAAGTTGCTTTCGTCCGACGGTAATCGAATGCCTACAGCCGAAAGGAAATATTGCAATAACACTAATTTTACACAACCAGAGAAGACATCAAAAGGTCATGATGACATTATTGAAGCAAAAGTTGATTATCGCGTGGAAGCTTTTCCCTCCGAGGGGCACTGGACAAACAAACTACAACTACCAAAGTTGATCTCTTGCGGAGGTAGACAACCCAGGTCAGTCTTAATTGAGCAAGCAAGTCACTGGACAAATAACACTCAAAAAGCAGACATACTTATATTTTCTGGGGCTATCAATTGCGAGGACATCTGGTTGGAACTGGAAAGTAAACGACAACCTAATCAGATTTGGGTGTTCACAACAGAAGAGAGTCCTTTTACTTCCAGGGATTCAGTGCCTCCTCCAAAAGTCAGCCATATTCATTTTAACATCACCTCAACGTATCATCCAAAAGCAgatattattttaccatatGGGAGATTTTTCCCCTTCAGCAAAAGGGGAAAACGAAAAGTTGCGTTTACATCAAATTTTAATAAGAAGAAAGGCTTAATGGCCTGGATTTCTAGTCACTGTTCAACCGAAATGTGGAGAAGGTACGACGCTGTGCACGATCTTTCTGGTTACATTCCAATTGATATGTTTGGAGAGTGTGGTGAACTTTCTTGTCCAGAACGTACAGGACACCATTGCCCGAAGGTGTTTTCTCGTTACAAATTTATCGTAGCATTCGAAAATAGTTGTTGTTGCGGTTACATAACTGAAAAATTTTGGTATACGGTAACCCGTTACAATGCTATTCCTGTTGTCATAGGTCCTCCAAAGATGGACTACGAACAGCTTGTTCCACCTAATTCATTTATTCATGCCGACGATTTCAGCTCTATGAAAGATTTAGCGGAACATATTCTCCGGGTATCCAAAGATCAGGCTCTTTATGACTCATACTTTAAATGGAAGACAATTGGTAAAGCTGTTAATACTTTGATTGGAGATATTCTTGCATTTTCGAATGTTGGAATGTGTAGATTAATACACTTCATACAAGAAAAGCATAATGAACCGCAGAAGCAGCCTTTCGATCCATACGGACCCAATTGGATGGGAGGATGTAATGAATGTGGAGAGCGGAACTGGGTTAAAGAGTATTCAACTTTCAGGTACTACAATGAAGAAATGGATGACAGATACAATTTTACATACTTCAACTGA
- the LOC139981969 gene encoding metalloproteinase inhibitor 3-like, translating into MSKAMWFSRVLSVVLVMSSIRNIQCCICADVHPQEEYCTSDYVIQGRVTAKDETFIDYERHHHYQLSQSLSSIIVDHFPDFSSSVGFDATKKIVYTVDIEKVYKRNGLTAKGTTVEIIVTHEARLDCTVYLSINQNYVIMGNVVDDQLTLEPCGSYRNVDRITKRQSQGLKRQYKKNCNKCSICGQYDFCDSTEGICTLESASYNFGFYGDGGNCEIDFARCGKNKKGICVWLGGRDYKKCLRQQ; encoded by the exons ATGTCAAAGGCGATGTGGTTCTCCCGTGTACTGAGTGTTGTACTTGTAATGTCCAGCATTCGTAACATACAGTGCTGCATATGTGCAGATGTGCATCCTCAAGAGGAATACTGTACATCTGATTATG TCATACAAGGCCGAGTGACAGCAAAGGATGAAACTTTCATAGACTATGAACGACATCACCACTACCAGCTAAGTCAATCCCTATCATCGATCATTGTTGATCATTTTCCGGATTTTTCATCTT CTGTGGGTTTTGACGCAACGAAGAAGATTGTCTACACCGTGGATATTGAGAAGGTTTATAAAAGAAACGGTTTGACTGCCAAAGGAACGACGGTCGAGATCATAGTCACTCATGAAGCAAGGCTTGATTGCACCGTCTATCTTTCTATCAATCAGAATTATGTTATAATGG GCAATGTAGTGGATGACCAATTGACACTCGAACCATGCGGATCCTACAGGAATGTTGATCGGATCACCAAGCGACAGTCTCAAGGGCTGAAACGTCAGTATAAGAAGAACTGCAACAAATGTTCC ATATGCGGGCAATACGACTTTTGTGATTCAACTGAAGGAATATGTACACTGGAATCGGCCAGCTACAATTTCGGCTTCTACGGCGATGGTGGGAATTGTGAAATTGATTTTGCAAGATGCGGCAAGAACAAGAAAGGGATTTGCGTCTGGCTCGGAGGGAGAGACTACAAGAAGTGCTTGAGACAGCAATAA
- the LOC139983250 gene encoding techylectin-5A-like yields the protein MQESKEPTTAVTTLGRTMQESNEPTTAVTTEPQGTTLGRTMQESKEPTTAVTTLGRTMQESNEPTTAVTTEPQDTTLGRTMQESKEPTTAITTLGRTMQESNEPTTAVTTEPQGTTLGSTIYTCPPNMIYGNCTCEATCEDPKEESACNSTCLGSTGCICKAGLMLNGSDCISASRCSCFVAEANLVISNGKTYVNDNCTQKCSCSNNRLICEDDYSCSANAVCDVKNEVRQCYCNEGYEVDGGSFVSLPFRDCQDVYDAGHRQDAVHTIKPTGWPGLPFNVSCKMENGGGWTVFQRRTDGSTSFYQHWAAYKDRFGDSRNLWLGNEKLHYLTNQRNYKLRFDITSSSGLARYAEYTDFQIESETSNYTMSELGNEGGNTGYDLTDTRGKQFSTHDRDNDAFGNFNCAEKHRSGWWHSNDDCSTCASNSLCDYFQYSSSCKSACTSENLNGVYNGGNGEMIYSDFDTNCNVQYVEMKIRPSS from the exons ATGCAAGAATCTAAGGaaccaactactgcagtcaCTACTCTAG GTAGGACAATGCAAGAATCAAATGaaccaactactgcagtcaCTACTGAACCACAAGGCACGACTCTAG GTAGGACAATGCAAGAATCTAAGGaaccaactactgcagtcaCTACTCTAG GTAGGACAATGCAAGAATCAAATGaaccaactactgcagtcaCTACTGAACCACAAGACACGACTCTAG GTAGGACAATGCAAGAATCTAAGGAACCAACTACTGCAATCACTACTCTAG GTAGGACAATGCAAGAATCAAATGaaccaactactgcagtcaCTACTGAACCACAAGGCACGACTCTAG GTTCTACGATATATACGTGTCCTCCGAACATGATCTATGGAAACTGCACTTGTGAAGCAACATGTGAAGATCCCAAAGAAGAGTCTGCTTGTAATAGTACCTGTTTAGGTAGCACGGGCTGTATCTGCAAAGCTGGATTAATGCTGAATGGAAGTGACTGTATCAGTGCGAGTAGATGCAGCTGTTTCGTTGCAGAGGCCAACTTGGTTATATCG aaTGGAAAAACATACGTTAATGATAACTGCACCCAGAAGTGTTCCTGTAGCAATAACCGACTTATCTGTGAAGATGACTACAGCTGTAGTGCCAATGCTGTGTGTGATGTCAAGAATGAAGTACgacagtgttattgtaatgaGGGATACGAAGTTGACGGTGGATCTTTTGTATCCTTGCCGTTTAGAGACTGCCAGGATGTTTATGACGCTGGACATAGACAAGATGCCGTTCATACAATCAAGCCTACTGGATGGCCTGGTTTACCATTCAACGTATCTTGTAAAATGGAAAACGGTGGAGGATGGACC GTGTTTCAACGTCGTACCGATGGCTCTACGAGTTTTTATCAACACTGGGCTGCGTACAAGGACAGGTTTGGTGACAGCAGGAACTTATGGCTAGGAAATGAAAAGCTTCATTACTTAACGAACCAGAGAAACTACAAGCTTCGCTTTGACATCACTTCTTCTAGTGGATTGGCTAGATATGCTGAGTATACAGACTTTCAAATCGAGTCTGAAACCAGCAACTACACAATGAGTGAACTGGGCAATGAAGGTGGAAATACAG GTTATGATCTTACTGATACCAGAGGAAAACAATTCAGCACGCATGACCGAGACAATGACGCATTTGGTAACTTCAACTGCGCAGAGAAGCACAGAAGCGGCTGGTGGCACTCGAATGATGACTGCTCTACTTGTGCGAGTAATAGCCTTTGCGATTATTTCCAATACAGCAGCAGCTGCAAATCAGCTTGTACGAGTGAAAACCTCAACGGTGTCTACAATGGAGGCAACGGGGAAATGATCTACTCTGATTTTGATACTAACTGCAACGTCCAATATGTTGAGATGAAAATTCGACCATCCTCTTGA